The region GACTGTTGATGGGCGGACAGTTAGCCTGAATCTCTGGGACACTGCAGGCCAGGAGGAGTACGACCGCCTGCGCACACTCTCGTATCCTCAAACCAATGTGTTCGTCATCTGTTTCTCCATTGGTTGCCCCTCTTCCTATGCAAATGTGAGGCACAAATGGCATCCCGAAGTTTCTCATCACTGTCCAAATGTTCCCATTCTTTTAGTGGGCACGAAGAGAGACTTGAGAAATGACCTGGAAACGGTTAAAAAGTTGAAAGAGCAAAGCTTGGCTCCCACTACCCCGCAGCAGGGGACTTCACTGGCTAAACAAATTGGAGCAGTCAAATATTTGGAGTGCTCAGCATTGAATCAGGAGGGTGTTCGGGAGGTGTTTGCTGAAGCTGTGCGTGCAGTTCTGTATCCTGTGACAAAGAAGAACACAAGAAAATGTGTCTTATTGTAGTTACCTCGGGGGATGGATGTTCGAAGTTGAATGGAGGGTTCTTTAATTAGTTAAATTGAAGATTTGCATCTTGCACTAACAGCTCTAAGCAGAAATGGTTTATGCAATGAATATTCTTGCAGTCTTATTGCTTCAGggaaactgaaacagaacacacctttttatttttccgaCTGAGAGGTCAAATATCTACTTTATTTCTAAAGTTCCAgtctccagcttctccagggaTCACTTGGCTTCTGTCCTTATTTagtggaggaaaataaaagggacTTCTTTGAAGCCAGATTTCTTTACTAGATAGCCATCAGTTACTAGATTTGCTGAAAAGCACAAATTCTGATAACTTTGCTTTATGTGTAACTGCTGCTTTTCCTATCCCTTATTTACTGATTGAATTTATTTTAGAGACAGAAGTCTGGCTGTCCAGTTGCTTTGTCAATTTAAAGCTTGAAAACTATTTGTTTACATGCAAAAATGCCTGAAATATTCCTGAGATTCACCTTATAGTGAACTGTGATCACTTAGATGAAGAGTTAATGTAAGGCATGCTTAATGAAATAAGCAAGGCCCAGGGAACACGTTTGGTGATTTCATTAGTAGAAGCAGGAGCTGATTTCTCCTAATGTAAGGAACTTAGGATAATGGTGACTCACTCAAATGAGTGATTTTCATGCTTTTTGGGAGGTGGAAGAGTAGTTTAGATGCGAATCTTCCATAATCTTCTAAAACGAGTTTTTATTTCACTCTCTTAAGACACTTTGCACCCTGAGAATAAAGTTAAGTTACCTTTTTGGACTGAGGTAGTTGGGATGACATTTCTCAAAATGGGATTTTCAGTGTGATCCTTTTGAATCCCAGAGACCTGATAGCAGTCCATTTGCTCTTGAGAAATTAAGTGCTTCATTTCTTAGTGTTCTTGGGGCCACCACCTGAGATTTTTGTGGCAAAttcctttgttgtttttctagGAGAACACTGGCAGAAAATTTGGAGCTCTATTTACAGGAACCAGGAACCCACATTTCTTCCTAGCAGCTCACTGATGGTTTCAGTTAAATTTGTAATCGTTAGCCAGTCACTGGATAGGTTTACCTGGACAGTTTTCTCCTCACTAGTAGGTGGTCAGTTATTATAAACTAGTTTAACTGAAGTTCTATTTGTGTACTTTTTAGCTTTCTTTAGCAGCTCTAGTGAGTGGcagctggtttttattttcaggatgTGCACTGTTCTTTCTGTGTGATTCTGGGACCAGCTGAGGAGTGAGCGCATGAAACCTTCCTTAGACTTAACCTTCCAGCTTGGTGGTATGAAAGCAGCTTGCTTCAAAGATACTTTGTGTGAAACCAATGGTGCTGGACTGCGCTTTGTTGTCTCGAGTTGACAGTGCTGTCTTTGTCCGGATGCAGCCTCAATTGGTAATTCAGAACTTGCTCTCTTGTGATTCCCACACATGCAGATCTGTACTGGTGTATATCCTGGGCAGAAAAAAGGCACCTCATTTTAGCAAGATAAGAGGAAATGCATCAACAAGGTTATTAGGGATCTTCTGTTAATTTGACCTTGTTTTATGTGATACAGGCAAAAATACCAGGTGGACAGAAACACTGGTATTTGTGCCTTAATTCCCCTCTTTGAAGAGGATGTGCCTTTCTTTAGCTGGTGCTGACACTAACTGCAATTTTTGTATATCTGAGGTA is a window of Columba livia isolate bColLiv1 breed racing homer chromosome 12, bColLiv1.pat.W.v2, whole genome shotgun sequence DNA encoding:
- the LOC102092884 gene encoding rho-related GTP-binding protein RhoG, with translation MQTIKCVVVGDGAVGKTCLLISYTTNAFPEEYIPTVFDNYSAQMTVDGRTVSLNLWDTAGQEEYDRLRTLSYPQTNVFVICFSIGCPSSYANVRHKWHPEVSHHCPNVPILLVGTKRDLRNDLETVKKLKEQSLAPTTPQQGTSLAKQIGAVKYLECSALNQEGVREVFAEAVRAVLYPVTKKNTRKCVLL